The genomic segment TCATGCTCGATGTAGTCGATGACCAGTTGGGTCAGCGGCTTCATGTAGGGCGCGAGGATCGCCACCTTCTTCGCGCCGAGGGTCTTGAGGCCGTCGACCAACGCGCCGGCGCTGGTTACCACCGGCGCGGCCGCGCCGTTGTCCACGGTGCGCTGGTGCAATCGCGCCTCGGAGACGCGGTGGTAGCCCAGGCCCATGCTCATGATCGCCACCAGGCAGGCGTAGCCGAGCACATCCACGCGGGCATCGGACAGCTCCAGCGCGCAGCGGTCGCTGTCCGCGTCCATCGCGGCCAGTTCCTCCTTGGTCACCTTCTTCATCCGCATGCGGCTGGAATGGAAGGTGAAGCGTTCCGGCTCGAAGCCCTCGCGCGCGCGCAGGATGGCCGGGATCTCGGTCTCCATTGTGGTGTTGGAACTCGGCACGATCTGGCCGATGCGGAAGGTGCGCGGTACGCTCATGGCTGGGGTTCCTGGCCGGGTTCAGTGACGGGTTCGATCGGGGCCGGCTCCGCGGCGTCGTCGAAGCGGACGGCCTGCAGGGAGCGGCGGTTGACGCGCAGGTCGAAGACGTCGAAGCGGTTGTAGTGGCCACTGATGTCGTGCATCTGGCGCGGCTGGATGCAGCGCGACAGGTCGATGTCGGCGTAGACGATGCCCTCTTCGTCGATCAGCGGCTGGCCGATCACACGCCCGTCCGGGCCCAGCACAGCGGAGAACGCGCTGTTCTTGCGCAACAGCAGTTCGCGCGCCTTCGGGAAGTCGCCCTCCAGCGCAGCGATGATCTCCTCGGAGATGGTGGAGCACGAAACGATGGTGAACAGCTTGCCCTCGAAGCTGTGGGCGGCCGCGCGCACCTTGATGGCCTCGGCCATGTCGTAGTCCGGCGGGGCCACGGGCAGCGAGATGTAGCTGGCCACGTGCACCAGTTCGCCCTGGGCGATCAGGGAAAAGCGTGCCAGGGTGTTGGTGTTCTCGCCGCAGGCCAGCGACCCCAGGGGCCCGATGCTGGTGTCGTGCACGCGCAGCGCCGAGGCGTCGCCCGGGGCCCAGGTCAGCTTCTCGGCCCAGGTGGGCACGAGCTTGCGGTGGCGGCCCAGGATGCGGCCGTCCTCGGCGATGGTCACGAGGGTGTTGTAGATCGTGCCGATGCCGTGGCGGTTGCGCTCGTTGGCGCCGACCACGACGTTGATCCTGTGGCGCGCGGCGGCCTGGGCGATCTTGGCGATCTCGGGGCCGGGGATCTCGATGGCCGAGCGTACGAGCTTCTCGAACCAGGCGCTGCCCTCCACGGGGTTGCCGATCCAGCTCCAGTAGGGGTAGGCGGACACGAACACCTCGGGAAAGGCCACCAGGCGCGCGCCGTTGCCGGCGGCCTCGCCGATCAGCCGCACGACCTTGTCGACCGTGGCGTCGGTGTCCAGGAAGACGGGGGCCGTCTGCACCGCCGCCGCCTTGAAGTGGGGAAGTTCAAGCATGAATCAGACTCCTTGGATCAGATGCCGAGATAGCGGTGCGCGAGGTCCGCGCGCGATTTCAATTCTTCCGGCGTGCCGGACCACACCACCCTGCCCTTTTCGACGATGTGGTGGCGGTCCAGCAGCGACGCCATTTCGGTGAGGTTCTTGTCGACGACGACGATGGTCATGCCCTCGCGCTTGAGTGTGCGCAAGCAGTCCCAGATCTCGTGCCGGATCAGCGGCGCCAGGCCCTCGGTCGCCTCGTCCAGCACCAGCAGTTGCGGGTTGGTCATCAGCGCGCGGCCGATGGCCAGCATCTGCTGTTCGCCGCCGGAGAGCGTGCGCGCTGACTGGCGGCGGCGCTCGCGCAGACGCGGGAACAGGTCCAGCACGCGGTCCAGCGACCAGCCGCTGCGGCCCTCAGCCGCACGCGCGGTCGCCACGAGGTTCTCCTCCACCGACAGCGAACCGAACACGCGCCGGCCCTCGGGCACCAGCCCGACACCCAGGCGCGCCACCACATGCGATGCGAGCCGTCCCAGCACCTTGCCCTGCAGCTCGATGCTGCCGCCGCGCGCCGGCAGCATGCCCATGAGCGTGCGCACCGTGGTGGTCTTGCCCATGCCGTTGCGGCCGATCAGCGACACCGCCTGTCCGGCCTGGGCCTCGAAGTCGATCCCGAACAGCACCTGACTGTCGCCGTAGCCGCCCGTCAGTCCCTGCACTTTCAGCATGCTTGTTCTCCCAGGTAGGCCGACCGCACCTCAGGATGGGCGCGCACTTCGTCCGGCGTGCCGGTGAAGATCGTCTTGCCGTAGACCAGCACGGTGAGGCGGTCGGCCAGGGCGAAGACCGCGTCCATGTCGTGTTCGACCAGCAGGATGGTGTAGCGCCGCTTGAGCCCCAGCAGCAGCGTCGTCATCCGTGATGACTCCTCGCTGCCCATGCCGGCCATCGGCTCGTCGAGCAGCAGCAGCCGTGGCGAGCGCGCCAGCGCGACTGCGAGCTCCAGTTGCCGCTTCTCGCCGTGCGCCAGATCGCGCACATGTGCGTCGCCCCGGTCGCCGAGGCCGACCTCGGCGAGCCAGCGCCGTGCCCCCCCGACGAGCCCGCTGTCGCGGCGCGGGTTCGACCAGGCCTGGAAGGCGCGGCCGGACGTCAGCATCAGCGACAGGACGACGTTCTCCAGAGCCGTGTAGTCCGGGCACAGCTCGGTGATCTGGAACGAACGGGACAGGCCCTTGCGCGCCCGCGCGAAGGCCGGCAGGCGCGTCACGTCCTCGCCGTCGAGCACGATGGAGCCGGCATCGGGGCGCAGTTCGCCGCACAACTGCGCGATCAGCGTCGACTTGCCGGCGCCGTTGGGGCCGATCAGCGCATGGATCGCGCCCTCGGCCAGCGCCAGGTCCACGCCATCCGTGGCCTTCACTGCACCGAACGCCTTGCGCAATCCGCGCACTTCGAGCATGGTCCGCGCCTCAGTGACCATGGGTGCCTCCCAGCCAGCGGCCAAACAGGCCATTGCGCCCCGCCAGCACGACGATCACCAGGATCGGCCCCATCACCAGCATCCAGTGTTCGGTCCAGGCAGCCAGAGCTTGCTCCAACCCCAGGAACACCGCCGCACCGGCGATCGGGCCGAGCAGCGTCCCCACGCCGCCCAGGATCACGATCGCCATCAGTTCCCCGGACTGGGTCCACGACGCCATGTCCGGCGTCACGAGGCCCGCATAGTTCGCCCACAGCACACCGGCCAGGCCGGTGCCGATGGCCGACAGCACGAACGCCGACAGGCGGTACGGCGTCGGCGCGACGCCCAGGTTGACGGCACGGCGCTCGCTCTGGCGCAACGCCTGCAGCACCATGCCGAATCGCGAGCCGACGACGCGCGCGCACAGGAAGGTCCAGGCGGCCAGCAGGCCGAGGCACAGGTAGTAAAACACCACGGGATCGTCCAGATCGAGCCCCGGCACCACATTGCGCTGCGACATCAGCAGGCCGTCGTCGCCGCCGTAAACCTGCAGCGACATCAGCACGAAGTACACCAGTTGCCCGAAGGCCAGCGTGATCATGATGAACTGCACGCCACGCGTGCGCAGCGCCAGGTAGCCGACCGCCGCGCCCAGCAGGCCGCAGCAGGCCAGCGCCAGGGGCCAGACCACCAGCGCCTGCATCGACCCGCTCCAGCCGAACACAGGCCCTGCCTCCAGCGCATGGTGTGCCACGATGGCCACAACGTAGCCGCCCACGCCGAAGAACATCGCATGGCCGAAGCTGACCATCGCGCCATAACCCAACACCAGGTCGAGCGATACGGCTGCCAACCCGTAGATCAGGAAGCGCGTGGCCAGGTTGATCGCATAGGGCGTGCCCGACACCTCTGCGCCGGTGGGCACCAGCGCCAGCAGGAAGAGGCCCACGAGCGCGACCCAGGTGCGCCGAGAAAGGAAGACGGGCAAACCGACTCGCGGTGAGGGCGTTGCAGACGTCGGAATGCTTCTTGGAAAGGGGGTAGACATGGTTCAAGACCTCGACGAGAACAGCCCGAGCGGACGAACGATCAACACCAGGGCCATCAGCAGATAGATGGAGGCTGACGCAAGGCCGGCGGCCAGCGGCGTCGCGACCTCGGGTGTCAGCAGACTCTCCAGCAACTGCGGCAGGAAGGCCCGTCCGAGACTGTCGACCATGCCCACGAGCAGCGCGCCCGCGAGCGCGCCGCGCACCGACCCGACGCCGCCGATGACGATGACCACGAAAGTGGTGATCAGCACGCGCTCGCCCATGCCGATCTCCACCGCCAGCAACGGTGCGGCCATCACGCCGGCCAGACCGCACAGCACTGCACCGAGTCCGAACACCAGCGTGTAGAGCTTGCGGATGTCGATGCCCAGCGCGCTGACCATCTCGCGATCGTCCGCGCCGGCACGTACCAGCATGCCCACACGGGTGCGGTTCACCAGCCACCACAGCCCCAGCGCCACCAGCGCACCGATGACGATGAAGGCGAGCCTCGCCACTGGATACTCGAATCCCGGCGCCAGCGGCACGGCACCCTGCAACACGGCGGGCATGTCGACCAGCGGCGGGCGCCGGCCGAACAGCAGGCTGACGGCCTCATTGGTGAACAGGATCAGGCCGAAGGTCGCCAGCACCTGGTAGAGATGATCGCGCTGGTAGAGCCGACGGATCACGGTGAACTCGATCAGCAGGCCGTAGGCGCCCGCCCCCAGCAGTGCGGCCACCACTGCCGCCGCGAAGGACCCCGTGTGCGCGAGCGCGAACGCCGCGCAGTAGGCGCCGAGCATGTAGAACGAGCCATGGGTCAGATTGACCACGCCCATGATCCCGAAGATCAGCGTGAGGCCGGAGGCCAGCATGAACAGCATGGCCCCGAACTGCAGCCCGTTGAGCAGTTGTTCGAGCAGCAGCGTCATGACGGCATCTTGCAGTTGGCGGCGTAGCTGTCCCGGTCATCGCTGACGATCTTGCGCACGACCTTGGGTGCGAGCTCACCGTCTGCGCCCTTCTCGATGCGCATCAGGTACAGGTCCTGGATCGGGTGCTGGTTGGTGTTGAGCGCGAACTTGCCGCGCAGCGACTGGAAGTCGGCCTTGCGCAGAGCGGTACGAAATGCATCGGCCTTGGCGAGCTCACCGCCGGCAGCCTTTAGGCCGGAAGCGATCCATTGCGCGGTGTCGTAGGCCTGCATCGCATAGTCAGTCGGGATGCGGCCATAGGCGCTCTTGAAATCCTGCACGAACTTCTGCGAAGCCGGGTTGTCCATCGCCACCGACCAGATGCCTGTGGTGTAGAACCCCTCGGATGCACTCCCCGTCGCCGACAGCATGCGGGCATCCATCGAGAAGCCCGGCATCACCATAGGGATGGACTTGCCCAGGCCGGCGTTGCCGTACTGCTTGGCGAAGTTGAT from the Verminephrobacter eiseniae EF01-2 genome contains:
- a CDS encoding maleate cis-trans isomerase family protein; this translates as MSVPRTFRIGQIVPSSNTTMETEIPAILRAREGFEPERFTFHSSRMRMKKVTKEELAAMDADSDRCALELSDARVDVLGYACLVAIMSMGLGYHRVSEARLHQRTVDNGAAAPVVTSAGALVDGLKTLGAKKVAILAPYMKPLTQLVIDYIEHEGIEVVDSISLEIPDNLEVGRQDPRAPIELTKKLKTAGVDAVVASACVQMPSLPSVQPIEDRTGLPVISSSVATTYLMLKRLGLRTAVPGFGSLLSGKY
- a CDS encoding carbon-nitrogen hydrolase family protein; amino-acid sequence: MLELPHFKAAAVQTAPVFLDTDATVDKVVRLIGEAAGNGARLVAFPEVFVSAYPYWSWIGNPVEGSAWFEKLVRSAIEIPGPEIAKIAQAAARHRINVVVGANERNRHGIGTIYNTLVTIAEDGRILGRHRKLVPTWAEKLTWAPGDASALRVHDTSIGPLGSLACGENTNTLARFSLIAQGELVHVASYISLPVAPPDYDMAEAIKVRAAAHSFEGKLFTIVSCSTISEEIIAALEGDFPKARELLLRKNSAFSAVLGPDGRVIGQPLIDEEGIVYADIDLSRCIQPRQMHDISGHYNRFDVFDLRVNRRSLQAVRFDDAAEPAPIEPVTEPGQEPQP
- a CDS encoding ABC transporter ATP-binding protein, with protein sequence MLKVQGLTGGYGDSQVLFGIDFEAQAGQAVSLIGRNGMGKTTTVRTLMGMLPARGGSIELQGKVLGRLASHVVARLGVGLVPEGRRVFGSLSVEENLVATARAAEGRSGWSLDRVLDLFPRLRERRRQSARTLSGGEQQMLAIGRALMTNPQLLVLDEATEGLAPLIRHEIWDCLRTLKREGMTIVVVDKNLTEMASLLDRHHIVEKGRVVWSGTPEELKSRADLAHRYLGI
- a CDS encoding ABC transporter ATP-binding protein, translating into MVTEARTMLEVRGLRKAFGAVKATDGVDLALAEGAIHALIGPNGAGKSTLIAQLCGELRPDAGSIVLDGEDVTRLPAFARARKGLSRSFQITELCPDYTALENVVLSLMLTSGRAFQAWSNPRRDSGLVGGARRWLAEVGLGDRGDAHVRDLAHGEKRQLELAVALARSPRLLLLDEPMAGMGSEESSRMTTLLLGLKRRYTILLVEHDMDAVFALADRLTVLVYGKTIFTGTPDEVRAHPEVRSAYLGEQAC
- a CDS encoding branched-chain amino acid ABC transporter permease; this translates as MSTPFPRSIPTSATPSPRVGLPVFLSRRTWVALVGLFLLALVPTGAEVSGTPYAINLATRFLIYGLAAVSLDLVLGYGAMVSFGHAMFFGVGGYVVAIVAHHALEAGPVFGWSGSMQALVVWPLALACCGLLGAAVGYLALRTRGVQFIMITLAFGQLVYFVLMSLQVYGGDDGLLMSQRNVVPGLDLDDPVVFYYLCLGLLAAWTFLCARVVGSRFGMVLQALRQSERRAVNLGVAPTPYRLSAFVLSAIGTGLAGVLWANYAGLVTPDMASWTQSGELMAIVILGGVGTLLGPIAGAAVFLGLEQALAAWTEHWMLVMGPILVIVVLAGRNGLFGRWLGGTHGH
- a CDS encoding branched-chain amino acid ABC transporter permease, with the protein product MTLLLEQLLNGLQFGAMLFMLASGLTLIFGIMGVVNLTHGSFYMLGAYCAAFALAHTGSFAAAVVAALLGAGAYGLLIEFTVIRRLYQRDHLYQVLATFGLILFTNEAVSLLFGRRPPLVDMPAVLQGAVPLAPGFEYPVARLAFIVIGALVALGLWWLVNRTRVGMLVRAGADDREMVSALGIDIRKLYTLVFGLGAVLCGLAGVMAAPLLAVEIGMGERVLITTFVVIVIGGVGSVRGALAGALLVGMVDSLGRAFLPQLLESLLTPEVATPLAAGLASASIYLLMALVLIVRPLGLFSSRS